AAAAGTGAAAAGGCAAGTCATCTCTATAGCCAGTGATTTGTCACTTGCCGGGGAGTTACAAAAAAGTAAAACCGATCTGGGGGACTATATATGGTTTCAAGCCCCTGTTACTGTGAAAGGTTTCTGTAAATGATAAGGGAATAAAGAGTAACAGATTTCAGGTAATGTTGAAATACAGTTCACTCCATTCACAGGGATCACAGCTGTATGACTGGCCAAAAAGTATATGggctattgttttttttattactattattattattcaggaaTTTAGTgtgagattttaatttttttaatacctCAGATTATTTATGCCGTGTTTATATTGTCATCTGCTAATCCATATATTTTACATGATTAATTTTTCCAGTATACAGTGGTGGTTTTCTAATGTTTAATAATCTTGGCTGCTACTCACTCCAAGACCATTTGTACTCATTTGTAATTCCTATTATTTAAAACCAATTGCAATATGGCAGCTTCTGGAAACTGATGTACATgattttaatttacttaaattcATGTGTTTTAGGCTCTTTGTGTCTGTCAGtatatattttcatgaaaataatgcaTTGTGACACTTCCATTTGGTGCTgtatctttgtttttatttgaattccATTCACTTACAAAAGAACATTCAATCTTAAGGTCGGCATTCATTAAATCTGGTTGAAAGGATGCAAACTGTAGAGCATGTTTATTGTAATGTACAATGAAGCTAAATTGATTTTTAGAAAGCAGaagttagtgttttattttttagaaatgtttactGATTTTAAATTATGAGTTCTTGTTTAActcatgcaacaacaacaaaaaaattgtacAGAGAACTTTGGTTCACTGAAAGACTACAACATTCCTTAATGCTGAACCTTGCATTTCCAACTGAATTAACTTTggactgttaaatgcaccaatgAAACTAAACCAAAATGATCAGAGCAGTGCATTATTTCTTTAACATACTGCTGTTATTTGTGGTCTTTGCTCTCCACTTTCTCCACAAACTGAATGATGTCTTGAGCCATCAGCTGAGGCTCTTCGAAGGCAGCAAAGTGTCCCCCTCTGGGCATGTAGGTGAAAGAACGCACATCTGTAAAGCGTGAGCTAGCCCAGGCCCTAGGGCAGTGGAGTAGCTCATCAGGAAAGGCAGCCAGGCCAGTGGGAACATACACACTCGTCCTTTAAGGGAAAGaagtaaaagcttttttttagcCATACAAATCAAATCGTTTTTGAATTCAATAAGTATGAGGTGTAGGTATTCACATTGGGTCACAAAGACTTTTTGAACTTACACTCTGTCCACCCTTGTCTTGAAATCTTTCTTCAGGTTCTCTTTGTAGAAGCGCATTGATGGAATGATGGAACATGTGGTCCAGTAGATCATGACGTTTGTGAGGAGGTCGTCTAGACTGAACTTTCTGTGATGGGACAATAAGTGACAAAGCTTCTTAGTTAACACTGAACTAAAcctttatatttttagatttagctAGTTATGTAAAAATATGAAAGTTCCAAGGTTTCAATATcgataataaaaatgttaaaatatttctaaatatttaaatgtttctagagcaccaaatAAGACtattaaggcccgttcacatcaagaacaataactataaagataccaatattagcgtccacaccagcgaacgatattgtctgtttattctaagtgTATGCTCATCTGAGCTTGTTATAGCAGGATGGAGATTGATTGccggtcagtttttttttttttttttatcagcttgaaaaaaaaaatagttatgaaAGTGATTCCAGCAATATCCTTTCTTTCTTAATCGTTGTtttggtgtggactctgctattctttaatattgagaatgatttttaaaactaGATCTTTTTCTTTAGTTATCATACTTGGTGTGAACGAGCCTTCAGGAttattctgaagatcatgtgacagtgaagactgcagTAATCGAGCTTGGCTATCAAAgggataaaatatgttttaaaataaattcgaacaaaaaacttattttaaaacttatttcATGATATCACTGATCTAATTAAATGCAGCTTTGCTGTATAAGAGACTTCAAAGATTAAAAaactttactgaccccaaactttggaacaGCACTATTAGATTAACATTTGTGCAAAAATGACTGCAACTGTATAAGATGAATCTTTCTTCACCTCTCTAAACCTCCATCCTCCAAGTCTCGGTTTCCTAAGTCTGTCCAGGAAGAGAATTTCTCCAAGATATAGGCTGCCAATCCAACTGGTGAGTCATTCAGTCCACAACCTTGCaacatattttttaagtaaagcttTCAATTAAGTGTTAATCTGACAACACCCAAAAGCATAACATGATATGCACCAAGTATTACCCGCTGTGTCTGGTTTAGTGGCTTGAATGTGTAAATAGCCAGTTTCTCTCAGTATATCATATATATTCTTCTCCATGTAAGGATAGAGTCGTCTGACATCTTCCTTTGTGAAGCCCACCAGGAACGGGAGGTAGCGACCAATGACTAAGGAGAGAAGCTGACCAAGGCTGTCAGTCCTGGCAATGACCATGTTCAAGTGCAGACCACGAATGCACCTTATTTTAAAGAGCAAAAGTTAGCTTTTAATTGACAATTAATTAAAGGCactctatataaaataaaaaaaacatattacagaaAAAGAGACAAATTATTAGGATCATAAGGTGTGTAAAACTCTTACTCTGGCTTCATCTGGGCCATGTTGTTAGTAATGAAGGCTCCCCAGTCTCCTCCTTGCACGTAAAATTCAGGGAATCCCAGTCTTTCCATCAGCTTATGGAAGATGCGGGCAGCCTCCAATGTGTTGAATCCTTCATGTTAAAATAATGGAAAGAACAGCAGGTCTGTTCTTCATTTCTAATCCATTCGCATATGTTTAGATTATATATTATTCTTATGCCATTTTGTATGTCTGTGCAAACTTATCAAGGTCTTTTTCTAGCAGAATTAGCCATAAGTTCCATAAATGTTGAAAGTCTTGCCTTTTTTATGTGGTGCTTCAGAGTAGCCGTAGCCTGGAATGGAGGGGCAGATGACCTCAAAGACTACATCTGAATCAGTTTTAGTGAGCAAGGGTATGATCCTGTAAAACTCATAGAAGGAACCAGGCCAGCCATGAACAATCATGAGAGGGAGAACGGTCTGTCCAGCCTTCTGGACAGGCCTCACGTGCACGAAATGCACATCTATTCCTGAGAAGCATTACAGGCTTTCACTAAAATGAACAGTGTGTAATATACCTAATCACATTTTGCGAATGCATGATGTAGGACTTGaagcacaacaaaaaaaattgcatgcttTGTTACAACATGTTTTATCTAGTGGGATAAATGATCACCTTTGAAAGTGTTAGATGCTTACCCTCAATTTTGGTTTTGAAGTGAGGATACTGGTTAATCACTTTCACCTGCTTTTCCCAGTCAAACTGGTGCCTCCAATAAGAGACCACCCGTCTAAGATAGTTAGAGTTGAATCCATAATTAAAGCGGCTATCCTCCAGTGGATCCGTGAAGCGTGTTTGATCGATGCGTCTTTGTAGATCCTAAAGAAAACAGTGGGGTTAATgatgacatttaaatatatagCGGTTGAGTGAGTGTATATTTAACACACATGAAAGTGGAAGAAAGAGTGTACTTGTGGGGATTTATGTGAAAACCTATTATTTGATTCTAAAATTGCTGATTTCCACACCagtctttacaaaaaaaagatgCTGACTTGCATTACTCACTGGAATAAAACATTATTACCGTTTAGGTTGTACACCCACCTCCATCTCTTCCACCGAGGTCGTCACTACAAATTTGTGAATGGTTTCGTCCTCAGTTAAAGGCTTCTCTCCAGCTCCCCACCAGCCATCCCCCACTGGTATAGTTTTGGGGCTTTGCCTCCATGCCAAGTAGCACAAAACAGCTCCAACCCCAGCAGAAGAGAGTGCTAGGAGCTGTAGTTTAGACTGATCGAGGTTACCAAGGGTCTCCCTAAAAGTGAAGAAAGTTAATTGACAGCAAacgtcaatatatatatatatatatatatatatatatatatatatatatatatatatatatatacactatatgctAAAATGTATGACTAATCTACAAGGTTTTGTTTGAAATCAGTAAACCCCAACTGCCCGAAATCTTAAGAATGGTTttataactatatttatttatatactaagtaagcaaataaacatgttttttgtaggggggggggggggggttctccaGCCCCATCTATCCTCTTCCCGCCATGTAATGTCGGAATAATACTTAATATTGTTGCATTTATTGACCATTTGTCTGGTTTGTTCAAAATGCTGCTGTTGATTTTGTCATCACATTACATAATATGTTGTCTTGTGAAGCCAGGATGAGACTGTTTTTCAAATTCAATTATATTTTCAAGTAATTCATGACTGTTTGATCTTGATTCTACATCTCTTTATGACGTTTACATTCTTCATAAAAAACAAGGCAACGCGCTTGATACCGACTGAtatgcctaacctgattttaccaagtgagacatgttcctgggacaacatcgttgttgaccctggaacaacattgtgattaaccaatcagatttgaataaccagtttatagattttgtgaagtttatgcttaaaatcagtgtttggtgcttgtacatcagtgtcattcatctatcatttcctctgattttagggattactcatggttaaggttaggtttaggtgtagggatatggttaagaatatatttttggagtaaaatgttgttccagggtcggaatacatcggacttggcaaaatcaggacgtgcgacTGATATAGAACTATGCaactaatgaaaaataaaaagtcactatGACTACTCCACTATAATTACtgcttaacaaaaataaatgcatgcaaacaaGACAAAGACGAATGTGGTGAAGCTGCAGGAAACTGGTGAAGCACATGCAGTGACCTCGAAATGACTAGGCAAGCTGCACCCCACCGGAAATGGTTAAACCCGGT
This window of the Carassius gibelio isolate Cgi1373 ecotype wild population from Czech Republic chromosome B13, carGib1.2-hapl.c, whole genome shotgun sequence genome carries:
- the ephx5 gene encoding epoxide hydrolase 1, whose product is MGFEDSIMQTVEYVKETLGNLDQSKLQLLALSSAGVGAVLCYLAWRQSPKTIPVGDGWWGAGEKPLTEDETIHKFVVTTSVEEMEDLQRRIDQTRFTDPLEDSRFNYGFNSNYLRRVVSYWRHQFDWEKQVKVINQYPHFKTKIEGIDVHFVHVRPVQKAGQTVLPLMIVHGWPGSFYEFYRIIPLLTKTDSDVVFEVICPSIPGYGYSEAPHKKGFNTLEAARIFHKLMERLGFPEFYVQGGDWGAFITNNMAQMKPECIRGLHLNMVIARTDSLGQLLSLVIGRYLPFLVGFTKEDVRRLYPYMEKNIYDILRETGYLHIQATKPDTAGCGLNDSPVGLAAYILEKFSSWTDLGNRDLEDGGLERKFSLDDLLTNVMIYWTTCSIIPSMRFYKENLKKDFKTRVDRVTSVYVPTGLAAFPDELLHCPRAWASSRFTDVRSFTYMPRGGHFAAFEEPQLMAQDIIQFVEKVESKDHK